One Luteibacter aegosomaticola genomic window carries:
- a CDS encoding DUF2884 family protein → MAPAAARLLVLAVAACFAGGAAAQDLGTTCNLASSYDLTVRPDSLSFDRADVAPRNVRMHDGSLSTDGRAVTLRPDEQDRVALFESNVRVLLPKVKAIASDGVDIAARAVRQEAATAAPGAAASGELDQVLNTRVADIKRRIASSQSTRDWQEDAMREYAQEIVSDIMPLLTQDVGSEAMQLAMNGDLQGAADLRDRVASVSTGAQARVAAKVTAALKPRVQALCPQVRQLGELQSGLRDASGRPLLLLETGG, encoded by the coding sequence ATGGCGCCGGCCGCGGCTCGCCTGCTGGTTCTTGCCGTCGCCGCCTGCTTTGCGGGCGGCGCGGCTGCCCAGGACCTGGGCACCACGTGCAACCTTGCAAGCTCGTATGACCTCACGGTGCGGCCGGACAGCCTGTCGTTCGACCGCGCCGATGTGGCTCCCCGGAACGTGCGCATGCATGACGGCAGCCTCAGCACCGATGGCCGTGCGGTGACCCTCCGCCCCGACGAGCAGGACCGCGTGGCGCTGTTCGAGAGCAACGTGCGGGTGCTGCTGCCGAAGGTGAAGGCCATCGCCAGCGATGGCGTGGATATCGCCGCCCGCGCGGTGCGTCAGGAGGCTGCCACGGCCGCACCGGGCGCGGCCGCCAGTGGTGAGCTCGACCAGGTACTGAATACCCGCGTGGCCGACATCAAGCGGCGGATTGCCTCCAGCCAGAGCACCCGCGACTGGCAGGAAGACGCCATGCGCGAGTACGCGCAGGAAATCGTCTCGGACATCATGCCCCTGCTGACCCAGGACGTGGGCAGCGAGGCGATGCAGCTGGCCATGAATGGCGATCTCCAGGGGGCCGCTGATCTGCGTGACCGCGTAGCGTCGGTGTCGACCGGCGCCCAGGCGCGGGTGGCCGCCAAGGTGACGGCCGCGCTCAAGCCGCGGGTGCAGGCGTTGTGCCCGCAGGTAAGGCAGTTGGGTGAGCTCCAGTCCGGGCTGCGCGATGCGTCCGGCCGCCCCCTACTCCTGCTCGAAACCGGTGGATGA